Proteins from one Ahaetulla prasina isolate Xishuangbanna chromosome 2, ASM2864084v1, whole genome shotgun sequence genomic window:
- the PRKAA1 gene encoding 5'-AMP-activated protein kinase catalytic subunit alpha-1 isoform X1, translating into MYICILKIKALLFSVKAARLYAGPEVDIWSSGVILYALLCGTLPFDDDHVPTLFKKICDGIFYTPQYLNSAVISLLKHMLQVDPMKRATVKDIREHEWFKQDLPKYLFPEDPSYSSTMIDDEALKEVCDKFECTEEEVLSCLYNRNHQDPLAVAYHLIIDNRRIMNEAKDFYLATSPPDSFLDDHFSRPHPERVPFLVAEVPRSRHTLDELNPQKSKHQGVRRAKWHLGIRSQSRPNDIMAEVCRAIKQLDYEWKVVNPYYLRVRRKNPVTGTYSKMSLQLYQVDSRTYLLDFRSIDDEMIEGKSGTTTPQRSGSVTNYRSGQKDSDPDVQAKPSDASLTSSVTSSLDSSTTELTPRSGSHTIEFFEMCANLIKILAQ; encoded by the exons GTTATACGCAGGGCCAGAAGTAGATatctggagcagtggtgttatTCTCTATGCTTTATTATGTggaactcttccctttgatgatgatcATGTGCCAACTCTTTTTAAGAAGATATGCGATGGTATCTTTTATACGCCTCAGTACTTAAATTCAGCAGTAATTAGTCTCTTGAAACATATGCTACAGGTGGATCCTATGAAGAGAGCAACAGTGAAAGATATAAG GGAACATGAATGGTTTAAACAAGACCTCCCGAAGTACCTCTTTCCTGAAGATCCTTCTTACAGTTCAACTATGATTGATGACGAAGCCTTAAAAGAAGTCTGTGATAAGTTTGAATGTACAGAGGAGGAAGTGCTCAGCTGCTTATATAATCGCAATCATCAGGATCCTTTAGCAGTTGCCTATCACCTCATTATAGATAATAGAAGAATAATGAATGAAGCGAAAGACTTCTACTTAGCTACAAGCCCACCAGATTCCTTTCTTGATGACCATTTTTCCCGACCTCACCCTGAAAGAGTGCCATTTTTAGTTGCGGAGGTACCAAGGTCACGCCATACACTCGATGAGCTAAATCCTCAAAAGTCCAAACATCAGGGGGTTAGAAGAGCTAAATGGCATTTAGGAATTCGGAGTCAGAGTCGGCCAAATGATATAATGGCAGAAGTTTGTCGGGCAATCAAGCAGTTGGATTATGAATGGAAG GTTGTAAATCCATACTACTTGCGTGTTCGGAGGAAGAATCCAGTAACAGGCACATATTCCAAAATGAGCCTGCAGTTATACCAGGTGGATAGCAGGACTTATCTACTGGACTTCCGTAGCATTGATG ATGAAATGATTGAAGGAAAATCAGGGACTACCACTCCCCAGAGGTCAGGCTCTGTGACTAATTATAGATCTGGTCAGAAGGACTCGGACCCTGATGTTCAAGCAAAACCATCTGATGCATCTCTTACCTCTTCAGTGACCTCTTCACTTGACTCTTCTACAACCGAATTAACCCCAAGATCAGGGAGCCACACGATAGAATTTTTTGAAATGTGTGCAAATCTTATTAAAATACTTGCACAATGA